One Anopheles marshallii chromosome 3, idAnoMarsDA_429_01, whole genome shotgun sequence genomic region harbors:
- the LOC128711749 gene encoding nuclear pore complex protein Nup205 translates to MADATPDDLWTPYKCLLNNVENYLLPSSDFTDTSHAASLEALLRKHKQNFISLLKNPPKNAKCREAIKQGITEGITLPEFGHTILSKELVDESIIISDMFDMNEYVALELLCTSQQQTINHPGLTRGLVAVLLYYDGRKSLVASLKQLLKSRAGVSWCTDAPPEVTQIVTSYTDGLVADGLLERIIDLLQELDITKELDILTTNRALGPPRHHRQVLDLFEEIRFLLAQCIYYYAAQSGLPRNATMKLVQYLRSYKCTESSGGIDDVTVTLQMGLLYALDLSVLQRREDGEELVRKLPMIKDDLYIDFLMDALSTGWENDGLHALTLFAFGLSIATLRLAPQTLVQDASKMIDQDELLVNGALQGKVFDFMYYTFLESELIFDTEFFYRRLHTLFADFIELMHSKVTELRGRADETARTVQVYQQQGIEPPTNLCRNFEMLLLSVGKLYANDRQHLNLSMDYWGPTESAHSFPGHRISSRSVCLFKFIRLAGELLPPTLFIPYLKMLSGLSCNLQAARSAFNLLKQGSAYSGSSTVSWDHFFNSLSEYYFNLRQEQNPQSETVYRNRMICRSISPQELLGLQAVLQVVQSVARHDELSRIALCESDKWAPLNVLVGLISCSVPIQLKAEIVRTLAALAGSLENAIKLWHNLEDSQIINTVPSTSNFKTRGVISELEEVESRNETFPLTQAMLDLLAALMSTAIPDDLGEGSRAPGIHPYLSYVVNTVLLRLFSRNYKDGAEKWQLAQKSLQIVHMFVDSFHFNPANANLMKELKEGRTPPAYRIMLQLNTKSDLLRFILHIVDESIVCFDSYTPFPGKGALEAASLLCLQIIEKALNLQEEFFNMHLSTPSPVNLNGINKLLLGVNPRSGTANHMLNIMKHITYSTWLPENSLVALRILSIIMTLPDVNQLILGLVTQTDELKNEIRQGFVECLEADLNVTEEAEPLPLMEQTNEAALILGGGAMEEEMSTKSSTTETFITTSIKTAVIQIIQECLQQPIVPNLAHYLLGFDLGKDLHLTSLQQPGIMNFPSHCSKTLITLLDRHLEHIKSGNVLSTSYNKLMEYAYRLLYQICRNYHTSEVFLRFLRSCNDFLCRHTASLPFPDAKNPFLLNQMTFLLKSIVIELKLTSERSQATQFETICKILLKIINSPSVEPVTTGLGDYYTNTNMSFSINGTADLSTTAIAATKESSETAKRLLCILLDCVDFTIKQLEEPTWNYFNVTVLHELLQSCEMPASQTTRMRLIDTRKLHDILRDELDSVQTIATGQRAHVVQEVKTILKYALDMNTQRSLCSSTIKFLEAWGQVAEVLVCVTPTMIMSLDTKQIIITEILQIMLSKAVPKQIIPELANIASSTISLLMVNLRSCFLLKSEQMSLHMISERHQNGSMNGSSLTTVGARNGLNGEANNSAQNRQDGGTYVYLERANALSLKFILKNILDWLLISSDGSPQLKMNLYVALLNYLYIIKGNRDSLERSQKLENDKEEMGSFLNQTISNAGRKPFGTETEDYKHLTMIMDIFNSFGDNLIDVICQDCTTGHDICKMLAMSCLDMLLSMDASIDIVEFIARHGYLSHIINSLLKRDSDLCRILQTNPNTFRALYVYESKMALLTRFARCQIGARMLLEEHILGVLGSMKVYDLHPDVQILSGGNIQQQSYASAMAVAAAAASASLSSSFIPPVEARFQQILFPALNLCDAILSTLGHENNSALSQIIHFFLSHSDMIETVLRAGSPSMNLGLLKELAGITNLIARSANQEIYELTDPNANQAFGMQLYRMQKFMLALLPRFIVSEQNLKELHQSSMILHPYGSGGMGISSSVNFGSALNNNTASGHDHKQRSQYVKYFLEVAANLALYTRNCISNHVVDHRTINVLFSPHYNPDGSTAAGTAGLTPTKATAPTSLALMRQETFRSATETSSSDVPHSLYVVITQLRCTVDFYHKERSVLESLQQQRNSLPSIDLDKNIQLQYNLLTERVNGKQEELQRSVFIIEHYLYILWAHLDFFMLRVLPVNNRVGSSTFTGHNFQSDQTDSSWRVSNEDIIALKKTLIGVFNETFCKQLIEMEQKQSEKGFVVSFIRRIKQSIQFVPVK, encoded by the exons ATGGCCGATG CAACACCCGACGATCTGTGGACACCGTACAAATGCTTGCTGAACAACGTTGAAAATTATCTACTCCCATCGAGCGATTTCACCGATACGTCCCATGCCGCCAGCTTGGAAGCGTTGCTCCGAAAGCAcaagcaaaatttcatttcactgttGAAAAATCCACCCAAAAATGCGAAATGTCGCGAAGCGATCAAACAGGGCATTACCGAGGGTATTACGCTGCCCGAGTTTGGCCACACAATCCTGTCCAAAGAGCTGGTCGACGAAAGTATCATCATATCGGACATGTTCGACATGAACGAGTATGTGGCGCTAGAGCTGCTGTGCACCTCCCAGCAGCAAACCATAAACCATCCGGGTTTGACGCGTGGACTGGTGGCGGTGTTGCTGTACTACGATGGACGGAAATCACTCGTGGCCAGCCTGAAACAACTGCTTAAATCGCGTGCCGGCGTGTCTTGGTGCACGGATGCACCGCCCGAGGTGACGCAAATTGTGACCAGCTACACTGACGGTTTGGTTGCGGACGGTCTGCTCGAACGCATCATCGATTTGCTGCAGGAGCTGGACATTACGAAGGAGCTCGACATTCTGACGACAAATCGTGCGCTTGGTCCGCCTCGGCACCATCGACAAGTGTTGGATTTGTTCGAGGAAATAAGGTTCTTGCTGGCCCAGTGCATCTACTATTACGCCGCGCAGTCCGGCTTGCCGCGAAACGCAACGATGAAGTTGGTGCAGTATTTACGCAGCTACAAGTGCACCGAATCGAGCGGTGGAATCGATGATGTTACGGTGACATTACAGATGGGATTACTATACGCACTGGATTTAAGTGTACTACAGCGTAGGGAAGATGGCGAAGAGTTGGTCAGAAAGCTGCCCATGATCAAAGACGACCTTTACATCGATTTCCTCATGGATGCACTTTCGACCGGTTGGGAAAACGATGGCCTACATGCGTTGACACTATTCGCGTTCGGCCTGTCGATTGCCACACTTCGGCTGGCGCCTCAAACGCTCGTGCAAGATGCATCGAAAATGATCGATCAAGACGAACTGCTCGTCAACGGTGCCCTCCAGGGAAAGGTTTTCGATTTCATGTACTACACGTTCCTCGAAAGTGAACTCATATTCGATACGGAGTTCTTCTACCGCCGTCTGCATACGCTGTTTGCCGATTTCATCGAACTGATGCACTCGAAGGTGACGGAACTACGGGGCCGAGCTGATGAGACGGCACGTACGGTGCAGGTTTACCAGCAGCAAGGCATCGAACCACCGACGAATCTCTGTCGGAACTTtgaaatgttgctgctgtcggTGGGAAAACTCTACGCAAACGATCGTCAGCATTTGAACCTCAGCATGGATTACTGGGGACCGACCGAGTCCGCCCATAGCTTCCCGGGACACCGGATCTCGTCACGATCGGTGTGCTTGTTTAAGTTCATCCGGCTAGCGGGTGAATTGCTGCCACCAACGCTGTTCATTCCCTACCTCAAAATGCTGTCCGGGCTAAGCTGCAACCTGCAAGCGGCACGTAGTGCGTTCAACCTCCTGAAGCAGGGCAGTGCCTATTCCGGTAGCAGTACAGTTTCGTGGGACCACTTTTTTAACTCTCTTAGCGAGTATTACTTCAATCTCCGACAAGAGCAGAATCCACAATCCGAGACGGTGTACCGGAATcgaatgatttgtcgaagcaTTAGTCCACAGGAACTGCTCGGACTGCAGGCCGTTCTGCAGGTAGTGCAATCGGTCGCCCGTCACGACGAACTGTCCCGCATTGCTCTGTGCGAAAGCGACAAATGGGCACCATTGAACGTGCTGGTGGGGCTCATCAGCTGTTCCGTTCCGATTCAGCTAAAAGCGGAAATTGTCCGTACGCTAGCCGCATTGGCGGGAAGCTTGGAGAATGCTATCAAGCTTTGGCACAATCTAGAAGATTCGCAGATCATCAACACGGTACCGTCGACGAGTAATTTTAAAACGCGTGGTGTAATATCCGAGCTGGAGGAAGTCGAAAGCCGCAACGAAACTTTCCCACTTACGCAAGCCATGCTAGATTTGCTCGCTGCGCTGATGAGCACTGCCATTCCGGACGACCTCGGCGAAGGTTCGCGTGCTCCCGGCATCCATCCATACCTTTCGTACGTGGTGAATACCGTCCTGTTACGACTGTTCAGCAGGAATTACAAGGACGGTGCGGAGAAATGGCAACTAGCTCAAAAGTCTCTCCAGATTGTGCATATGTTTGTAGACAGCTTTCACTTCAATCCAGCTAATGCAAACCTGATGAAGGAGCTAAAAGAAGGACGAACACCTCCGGCGTACCGTATTATGCTGCAGCTGAACACAAAATCGGACTTGCTGCGTTTCATACTTCACATCGTCGATGAGTCAATTGTGTGTTTCGATTCCTACACACCGTTCCCCGGCAAAGGTGCCCTCGAGGCCGCTTCCCTGCTTTGTCTGCAAATCATAGAAAAAGCACTGAACCTGCAGGAAGAGTTCTTCAATATGCACCTTAGCACACCCAGCCCGGTGAATCTGAACGGCATCAACAAGTTGCTGCTCGGTGTGAATCCACGCAGCGGTACGGCCAATCACATGCTGAACATTATGAAGCACATTACCTACAGCACGTGGCTGCCGGAGAACAGTCTGGTAGCGTTACGCATCCTTTCCATCATTATGACCCTACCGGACGTTAATCAGCTCATTCTCGGACTGGTCACACAGACGGACGAGCTGAAGAACGAAATAAGGCAAGGGTTCGTCGAGTGTTTGGAGGCGGATTTAAATGTCACGGAAGAAGCGGAACCATTGCCACTGATGGAACAGACGAACGAGGCGGCATTGATACTAGGTGGCGGAGCAATGGAAGAGGAAATGTCAACCAAATCTTCCACCACGGAAACCTTCATAACTACGAGCATTAAGACTGCTGTAATACAAATAATTCAGGAGTGCTTACAGCAACCGATTGTTCCGAATCTGGCCCACTATCTGTTAGGGTTTGATCTTGGAAAGGATCTGCATCTGACCAGTCTGCAGCAACCGGGTATAATGAATTTCCCAAGCCATTGCTCGAAAACGCTCATCACTTTGCTCGATCGGCATTTAGAG CACATCAAAAGCGGTAATGTACTTTCGACCAGCTACAACAAGCTAATGGAGTACGCGTATCGATTGTTGTACCAAATTTGTCGCAACTACCACACGTCGGAGGTGTTTCTGCGCTTTCTGCGCTCTTGCAACGATTTCCTCTGTCGGCACACTGCATCACTGCCTTTTCCGGATGCGAAAAATCCCTTCCTGCTGAACCAGATGACGTTCCTGTTGAAGTCGATCGTAATCGAGCTGAAACTAACGAGTGAACGAAGTCAGGCGACCCAGTTTGAAACGATTTGTAAAATACTGCTCAAAATTATAAACTCTCCATCGGTCGAACCGGTAACGACGGGTCTGGGTGATTACTACACCAACACGAATATGAGCTTCTCGATTAATGGTACGGCCGACCTTTCAACGACTGCGATCGCCGCCACAAAGGAGTCCAGTGAAACGGCCAAACGATTGCTGTGCATCTTGCTCGATTGTGTCGATTTCACCATCAAGCAGCTGGAGGAACCCACGTGGAACTATTTCAACGTGACGGTCCTTCATGAGTTGCTGCAAAGCTGCGAAATGCCCGCGTCCCAGACGACCCGGATGCGGCTGATCGATACGCGAAAATTGCATGACATTCTGCGCGATGAGCTCGATTCAGTACAGACGATCGCTACCGGCCAGCGGGCGCATGTTGTGCAGGAAGTGAAAACGATCTTAAAATACGCGCTGGATATGAACACACAGCGCAGCCTCTGCTCGTCCACGATAAAGTTCCTGGAGGCATGGGGTCAGGTGGCGGAGGTGCTTGTTTGCGTTACCCCCACCATGATCATGTCACTCGACACGAAGCAGATTATCATCACGGAAATCTTGCAGATCATGCTCAGCAAAGCGGTCCCGAAACAGATCATCCCGGAGCTGGCAAACATTGCTTCCTCGACCATCTCGCTGTTGATGGTGAATTTGAGAAGCTGCTTCCTGCTTAAATCGGAACAGATGTCGCTGCACATGATATCGGAAAGGCATCAGAATGGTAGCATGAATGGGTCGAGTCTCACGACGGTCGGTGCGAGAAATGGTCTAAACGGTGAAGCGAACAATAGTGCACAGAACCGGCAGGATGGTGGTACGTACGTCTATCTGGAGCGTGCCAACGCGCTTAGCTTGAAGTTTATCCTGAAAAACATTCTCGACTGGTTGCTGATCAGTAGCGATGGATCGCCACAGTTGAAGATGAATCTGTACGTAGCCCTGCTGAACTACTTGTACATCATCAAGGGCAATCGGGACAGTTTGGAGCGCAGCCAGAAGCTGGAGAACGATAAGGAAGAGATGGGATCGTTcctaaaccaaaccatcagcaATGCGGGACGGAAACCGTTCGGCACGGAAACGGAAGATTACAAACACTTGACAATGATTATGGACATCTTCAACTCGTTCGGTGATAATCTGATCGATGTCATATGTCAAGATTGTACGACCGGGCATGATATCTGTAAAATGTTAGCAATGTCCTGTCTCGACATGCTGCTCAGTATGGATGCATCGATCGACATCGTGGAGTTTATCGCTCGGCACGGATATCTGTCGCACATCATCAACAGTTTGCTGAAGCGGGACAGTGATCTGTGCCGAATTCTGCAGACCAATCCCAACACCTTCCGGGCGCTGTATGTTTACGAGTCGAAGATGGCACTACTGACGCGTTTTGCTCGGTGCCAGATCGGTGCCCGCATGCTGCTGGAGGAACACATCCTGGGTGTGTTGGGCAGCATGAAGGTGTACGATCTTCATCCAGATGTTCAAATCCTGAGTGGTGGCAACATCCAGCAGCAGTCGTACGCTTCCGCTATGGCCGTAGCAGCTGCAGCTGCATCGGCCTCGTTGTCCTCCTCTTTCATCCCACCGGTTGAAGCCCGGTTCCAGCAGATCCTATTTCCCGCGCTGAACCTCTGCGACGCTATCCTATCGACGCTGGGACACGAAAACAATTCCGCCCTCAGCCAGATCATACACTTCTTCCTTTCCCACAGTGATATGATTGAAACGGTGCTGCGAGCAGGGTCGCCGAGTATGAATTTGGGTCTGCTGAAAGAACTCGCCGGTATAACGAACCTGATCGCACGATCAGCAAATCAGGAAATTTACGAACTAACCGATCCGAACGCTAATCAAGCCTTCGGTATGCAGCTGTACCGGATGCAGAAGTTCATGTTGGCCCTGCTGCCCCGATTCATCGTATCGGAGCAGAATCTGAAAGAGTTACATCAGAGCAGTATGATCCTGCATCCGTACGGTAGCGGTGGCATGGGTATTAGTAGCAGCGTTAATTTTGGCAGTGcgctcaacaacaacaccgcGAGTGGACACGATCATAAGCAACGCAGCCAGTACGTGAAATACTTCCTCGAGGTAGCGGCTAATCTTGCCCTGTACACGCGCAACTGCATCTCGAATCATGTGGTTGATCATCGGACGATTAATGTACTGTTTTCGCCACACTACAATCCGGACGGCTCGACAGCAGCGGGTACTGCTGGTTTAACACCAACAAAAGCGACCGCACCCACATCGTTGGCATTGATGCGCCAGGAAACGTTCCGTTCGGCTACGGAGACATCCTCGTCGGATGTACCACACAGTCTGTACGTGGTTATTACTCAGCTTCGTTGTACGGTGGACTTTTATCACAAAGAGCGAAGTGTGCTGGAAAGTCTACAGCAGCAACGCAACTCACTGCCAAGTATCGACTTAGATAAAAATA TTCAATTACAATACAATTTGCTGACCGAGCGTGTAAATGGGAAGCAGGAAGAATTGCAGCGCAGTGTTTTCATTATCGAACACTACCTGTATATTCTGTGGGCACATCTGGACTTCTTCATGTTGCGCGTTTTGCCCGTGAATAATCGCGTCGGAAGCTCAACATTTACGGGACACA ACTTCCAATCCGACCAAACCGATTCCAGCTGGCGGGTGTCTAACGAAGACATCATCGCATTGAAAAAGACACTTATCGGTGTGTTTAACGAAACGTTCTGCAAACAGCTGATCGAGATGGAACAGAAACAATCCGAGAAGGGTTTTGTGGTATCATTTATTAGACGAATTAAACAATCCATACAGTTTGTGCCAGTAAAGTGA